The following proteins are co-located in the Solanum pennellii chromosome 1, SPENNV200 genome:
- the LOC107008568 gene encoding uncharacterized protein LOC107008568 isoform X2, with product MAAGLKRDPIVLLRMDGEDLLEFVKSPAFEPEMLSLYSELELPDGSLKDYIIKAFEKLTVDQGMPPASDSWVMSNVVEPVVESCIGATNEQPVTQETFLAEFKKVAESAAQRLKEQPVIVAHSENTFDGSGIKRLLSNKFELDKTLDSALKTIPRDRNGKISKEYLRVALDVLAPSAGLPPIGAVDQMDKVIQEVCKMLDANDGKMVKEEEFKKLLTEILGSMMLQLEGKPVSVSTNSVVHEPLASSSMLLQPPSISEM from the exons ATGGCTGCTGGTCTAAAGCGAGATCCTATTGTACTCCTTCGTATGGATGGTGAAGATCTTCTTGAGTTCGTTAAAAGTCCTGCATTCGAACCAGAGATGCTTTCCCTGTACTCTGAGTTAGAATTGCCTGATGGATCCCTCAAAGATTACATCATCAAGGCTTTTGAGAAGCTCACGGTTGATCAAGGGATGCCTCCTGCATCAGACTCATGG GTAATGAGTAATGTTGTGGAGCCAGTAGTTGAATCCTGCATTGGAGCAACTAACGAGCAACCTGTTACACAAGAAACATTTTTGGCTGAATTTAAGAAAGTTGCAGAGAGTGCTGCTCAACGTCTCAAGGAGCAGCCAGTCATTGTTGCTCACAGCGAGAATACATTTGATGGAAGTGGAATTAAAAGACTATTGTCTAACAAGTTTGAATTGGATAAG ACGCTGGATTCTGCCTTAAAGACTATACCCAGAGATCGCAATGGGAAAATTTCAAAGGAATACCTACGAGTTGCACTTGATGTTCTTGCACCATCAGCTGGTTTACCTCCCATTGGTGCTGTTGATCAG ATGGATAAGGTCATACAAGAAGTCTGTAAGATGTTGGATGCCAATGATGGGAAGATGGTTAAAGAGGAAGAGTTCAAGAAGTTGTTGACTGAAATACTGGGCAGCATGATGCTGCAATTAGAAGGGAAGCCAGTTTCGGTGTCCACAAACTCTGTTGTGCACGAGCCTCTTGCTTCTTCCTCTATGCTCTTGCAGCCTCCATCTATTTCTGAGATGTAA
- the LOC107026464 gene encoding COBRA-like protein 1 isoform X1 translates to MDRSWLPVLQARITIQNYYKYRHIEKPGWQLGWTWAANEVIWSMSGAFATQQGNCSAFRSEIPHCCKRSPIIVDFAPEAPPENKLDGCCHGGLLAASAINPSSSFASFEMKVGNLRGNFTVHKPLNLTLMTPGPGYTCDEFMDTDPTTSLVIEGQRHEQVIRTWKSTCTYSTFLANNLPTCCISLSTFYNPEVTPCNLCSCGCKLADNEAKLCIGQRSSGPYVRELIQCTDHMCPLRVHWHIKKNYMNYWRVKLTVSNYNLGKNYSNWNLVVQHPGFSQQTTVFSFNSTMLSTVGVPDEVALFWGLDFYNDALLQAEEKQVGSVTTEILLLKDMNSFTLRNGWAFPRRIYFNGENCRMPLPQSFPMLPNGCSREKPCNSYLSMLLLSIYLTYKTLNF, encoded by the exons ATGGACAGAAGCTGGTTACCAG TGCTTCAGGCAAGGATAACCATTCAAAACTACTACAAGTATAGACACATCGAGAAACCGGGCTGGCAACTAGGGTGGACATGGGCAGCTAATGAGGTTATTTGGTCAATGTCTGGTGCTTTCGCCACTCAACAAGGGAATTGTTCAGCCTTCAGATCTGAAATTCCACATTGTTGCAAGAGAAGTCCTATTATAGTCGACTTTGCGCCAGAAGCTCCACCAGAGAACAAATTAGATGGTTGCTGTCATGGTGGACTGCTTGCTGCCTCAGCTATCAATCCTTCCAGTTCTTTTGCGTCCTTTGAGATGAAAGTTGGAAACTTAAGGGGAAATTTTACAGTTCACAAGCCTCTAAATCTTACTCTAATGACTCCAGGACCTGGTTATACTTGTGATGAATTTATGGACACAGATCCAACAACATCTTTGGTTATAGAAGGACAAAGACACGAGCAAGTAATCA GGACATGGAAATCAACATGCACCTACTCAACTTTCTTGGCCAACAACTTGCCAACCTGTTGTATTTCTCTTTCAACATTTTACAATCCTGAGGTGACACCATGCAATTTGTGTAGCTGTGGATGTAAATTAGCTGACAATGAGGCAAAATTATGCATTGG GCAAAGATCATCAGGACCGTATGTTCGCGAGCTAATTCAGTGTACTGATCATATGTGTCCCCTTCGGGTTCACTGGCATATTAAGAAGAACTACATGAATTATTGGAGAGTGAAACTCACTGTTTCCAATTACAACTTAGGCAAAAACTATTCCAATTGGAATTTGGTAGTCCAACATCCTGGTTTTAGCCAGCAGACAACTGTCTTCAGCTTCAACAGTACAATGCTCTCTACCGTTGGTGTCCCAG ATGAAGTTGCACTGTTTTGGGGTCTAGACTTCTACAACGATGCTTTGTTGCAAGCTGAAGAGAAGCAAGTGGGATCTGTGACTACAGAAATACTTTTACTCAAGGACATGAACTCATTTACACTTAGAAATGGATGGGCATTTCCAAGGAGAATATATTTCAATGGTGAGAACTGCAGAATGCCTCTTCCACAGAGTTTCCCTATGCTTCCAAATGGTTGCTCAAGGGAAAAACCTTGTAATAGCTATCTTTCTATGCTACTACTGTCGATATATTTGACTTACAAGACACTTAATTTCTGA
- the LOC107008568 gene encoding uncharacterized protein LOC107008568 isoform X1, translating to MEKNEAMKLKSSESQVMDGSDIMKLVGNEAVFSNFVDHKFQQLDIDKDGKLSVKELQPAVADIGVALGLPPQGSSPESDHIYSEVLQEFTHGKQEKVSKTEFKEVLSDILLGMAAGLKRDPIVLLRMDGEDLLEFVKSPAFEPEMLSLYSELELPDGSLKDYIIKAFEKLTVDQGMPPASDSWVMSNVVEPVVESCIGATNEQPVTQETFLAEFKKVAESAAQRLKEQPVIVAHSENTFDGSGIKRLLSNKFELDKTLDSALKTIPRDRNGKISKEYLRVALDVLAPSAGLPPIGAVDQMDKVIQEVCKMLDANDGKMVKEEEFKKLLTEILGSMMLQLEGKPVSVSTNSVVHEPLASSSMLLQPPSISEM from the exons atggagaaaaatgaAGCGATGAAGTTGAAAAGTAGTGAGAGTCAGGTGATGGACGGTTCAGATATAATGAAGTTAGTTGGAAATGAGGCTGTGTTTAGTAACTTTGTAGATCATAAGTTTCAACAACTTGACATAGACAAAGACGGTAAACTTTCAGTGAAGGAGTTACAACCTGCTGTTGCTGATATTGGTGTTGCCCTTGGTTTACCTCCTCAAGGTTCTTCCCCTGAATCTGATCATATCTACTCTGAG GTTCTTCAAGAATTCACACATGGAAAGCAAGAGAAAGTAAGCAAGACTGAGTTTAAAGAAGTTCTTTCAGATATTTTACTAGGCATGGCTGCTGGTCTAAAGCGAGATCCTATTGTACTCCTTCGTATGGATGGTGAAGATCTTCTTGAGTTCGTTAAAAGTCCTGCATTCGAACCAGAGATGCTTTCCCTGTACTCTGAGTTAGAATTGCCTGATGGATCCCTCAAAGATTACATCATCAAGGCTTTTGAGAAGCTCACGGTTGATCAAGGGATGCCTCCTGCATCAGACTCATGG GTAATGAGTAATGTTGTGGAGCCAGTAGTTGAATCCTGCATTGGAGCAACTAACGAGCAACCTGTTACACAAGAAACATTTTTGGCTGAATTTAAGAAAGTTGCAGAGAGTGCTGCTCAACGTCTCAAGGAGCAGCCAGTCATTGTTGCTCACAGCGAGAATACATTTGATGGAAGTGGAATTAAAAGACTATTGTCTAACAAGTTTGAATTGGATAAG ACGCTGGATTCTGCCTTAAAGACTATACCCAGAGATCGCAATGGGAAAATTTCAAAGGAATACCTACGAGTTGCACTTGATGTTCTTGCACCATCAGCTGGTTTACCTCCCATTGGTGCTGTTGATCAG ATGGATAAGGTCATACAAGAAGTCTGTAAGATGTTGGATGCCAATGATGGGAAGATGGTTAAAGAGGAAGAGTTCAAGAAGTTGTTGACTGAAATACTGGGCAGCATGATGCTGCAATTAGAAGGGAAGCCAGTTTCGGTGTCCACAAACTCTGTTGTGCACGAGCCTCTTGCTTCTTCCTCTATGCTCTTGCAGCCTCCATCTATTTCTGAGATGTAA
- the LOC107026464 gene encoding COBRA-like protein 1 isoform X2 codes for MDLISGPACFPLMLVLIITMFNLSDCYDPLDPTGNISVTYDIVRWTEAGYQARITIQNYYKYRHIEKPGWQLGWTWAANEVIWSMSGAFATQQGNCSAFRSEIPHCCKRSPIIVDFAPEAPPENKLDGCCHGGLLAASAINPSSSFASFEMKVGNLRGNFTVHKPLNLTLMTPGPGYTCDEFMDTDPTTSLVIEGQRHEQVIRTWKSTCTYSTFLANNLPTCCISLSTFYNPEVTPCNLCSCGCKLADNEAKLCIGQRSSGPYVRELIQCTDHMCPLRVHWHIKKNYMNYWRVKLTVSNYNLGKNYSNWNLVVQHPGFSQQTTVFSFNSTMLSTVGVPDEVALFWGLDFYNDALLQAEEKQVGSVTTEILLLKDMNSFTLRNGWAFPRRIYFNGENCRMPLPQSFPMLPNGCSREKPCNSYLSMLLLSIYLTYKTLNF; via the exons ATGGACTTGATCAGTGGACCAGCGTGTTTTCCGTTGATGTTGGTATTGATAATTACTATGTTCAATCTTTCAG ATTGCTATGATCCTCTGGATCCTACTGGAAATATATCGGTTACGTATGACATTGTTAGATGGACAGAAGCTGGTTACCAG GCAAGGATAACCATTCAAAACTACTACAAGTATAGACACATCGAGAAACCGGGCTGGCAACTAGGGTGGACATGGGCAGCTAATGAGGTTATTTGGTCAATGTCTGGTGCTTTCGCCACTCAACAAGGGAATTGTTCAGCCTTCAGATCTGAAATTCCACATTGTTGCAAGAGAAGTCCTATTATAGTCGACTTTGCGCCAGAAGCTCCACCAGAGAACAAATTAGATGGTTGCTGTCATGGTGGACTGCTTGCTGCCTCAGCTATCAATCCTTCCAGTTCTTTTGCGTCCTTTGAGATGAAAGTTGGAAACTTAAGGGGAAATTTTACAGTTCACAAGCCTCTAAATCTTACTCTAATGACTCCAGGACCTGGTTATACTTGTGATGAATTTATGGACACAGATCCAACAACATCTTTGGTTATAGAAGGACAAAGACACGAGCAAGTAATCA GGACATGGAAATCAACATGCACCTACTCAACTTTCTTGGCCAACAACTTGCCAACCTGTTGTATTTCTCTTTCAACATTTTACAATCCTGAGGTGACACCATGCAATTTGTGTAGCTGTGGATGTAAATTAGCTGACAATGAGGCAAAATTATGCATTGG GCAAAGATCATCAGGACCGTATGTTCGCGAGCTAATTCAGTGTACTGATCATATGTGTCCCCTTCGGGTTCACTGGCATATTAAGAAGAACTACATGAATTATTGGAGAGTGAAACTCACTGTTTCCAATTACAACTTAGGCAAAAACTATTCCAATTGGAATTTGGTAGTCCAACATCCTGGTTTTAGCCAGCAGACAACTGTCTTCAGCTTCAACAGTACAATGCTCTCTACCGTTGGTGTCCCAG ATGAAGTTGCACTGTTTTGGGGTCTAGACTTCTACAACGATGCTTTGTTGCAAGCTGAAGAGAAGCAAGTGGGATCTGTGACTACAGAAATACTTTTACTCAAGGACATGAACTCATTTACACTTAGAAATGGATGGGCATTTCCAAGGAGAATATATTTCAATGGTGAGAACTGCAGAATGCCTCTTCCACAGAGTTTCCCTATGCTTCCAAATGGTTGCTCAAGGGAAAAACCTTGTAATAGCTATCTTTCTATGCTACTACTGTCGATATATTTGACTTACAAGACACTTAATTTCTGA